In the genome of Populus nigra chromosome 9, ddPopNigr1.1, whole genome shotgun sequence, one region contains:
- the LOC133703014 gene encoding cysteine-rich receptor-like protein kinase 7 isoform X3: MKRNVLIIISIVPIGVSVILIVCVCIFLRARRKQKGEEEEEEEAKDLNEMEDVELLQLDFGTVRAATGNFSEDNKLGQGGFGVVYKGTLTSGQDIAVKRLSRTSGQGEIEFKNEVMLVAKLQHRNLVRLLGFCYEKEERILVYEFLPNSSLNNLIFDPVKRVLLDWETLYEIIDGIARGLLYLHEDSRLRIIHRDLKAANILLDENMNPKISDFGMARMFVMDQAQDSTSRVVGTFGYMAPEYVIRGHFSVKSDVYSFGVLVLEIVSGRKIGGRGIGDEGEDLLTYSWRKWNDGTPLDIIDPTLNDGPRNEIMRCIIIGLLCVQEKEALRPTMAQVSMMLSSYSVTLAAPSKPAFFMHREDSFPSSVNASRLIESDESRTRSSRWSNNEVSISELDPR, encoded by the exons ATGAAGAGAAATGTCCTCATCATCATTTCCATTGTTCCGATAGGTGTTTCTGTGATTCTTATAGTTTGCGTCTGCATCTTCTTAAGAGCTAGGAGGAAGCAGAAgggggaagaggaagaggaagaggaagctAAAG atttaaatgaaatggaaGATGTAGAATTGCTCCAACTTGATTTTGGCACTGTCAGAGCAGCAACAGGTAACTTCTCTGAGGATAATAAACTTGGACAAGGAGGATTTGGTGTCGTGTACaag GGCACTCTGACGAGTGGACAAGATATAGCTGTAAAGAGATTGTCTAGGACATCAGGACAAGGAGAGATAGAATTCAAGAATGAGGTCATGTTAGTTGCCAAGCTTCAGCATCGGAATTTGGTTAGACTCCTGGGTTTCTGCtatgagaaagaagaaaggaTTCTTGTCTATGAGTTTCTCCCCAACTCGAGCCTCAACAACTTGATATTTG ATCCAGTCAAGCGTGTACTTCTAGATTGGGAAACCCTCTACGAAATCATAGATGGCATTGCAAGGGGGCTTCTTTACCTACATGAAGACTCTCGACTACGGATTATTCATCGTGATCTCAAAGCTGCTAACATTCTGCTAGATGAGaacatgaatccaaaaatctcAGATTTTGGAATGGCAAGAATGTTTGTTATGGATCAAGCTCAAGATAGCACGAGTAGAGTAGTTGGGACCTT CGGGTATATGGCTCCAGAATATGTTATCCGTGGACATTTCTCAGTTAAATCAGATGTATATAGCTTTGGTGTCTTAGTTTTAGAAATTGTTAGTGGTCGAAAGATTGGTGGCAGGGGCATAGGAGACGAAGGAGAGGACCTTCTAACCTAT TCATGGAGAAAATGGAATGATGGGACACCTTTAGACATAATAGATCCTACCTTGAATGATGGTCCAAGAAATGAAATTATGAGATGCATCATCATCGGATTACTCTGTGTTCAGGAAAAAGAAGCCCTCAGACCAACTATGGCTCAAGTTTCTATGATGCTTAGTAGCTACTCTGTCACTCTCGCAGCACCCTCAAAACCTGCATTTTTTATGCACAGAGAAGACTCGTTTCCGTCATCGGTGAATGCTTCAAGGTTAATTGAGTCGGATGAATCCAGAACTAGATCTTCCCGGTGGTCTAACAATGAGGTTTCCATCTCTGAGCTGGACCCTCGATAA